The following nucleotide sequence is from Streptomyces sp. NBC_00239.
GGACCCCGCCCAGGGTGAGGATCTCCTCCGCGAGGCCCGGGCGCGCGCCGACCTCCTCGACCACGTTGTCCACGACCACGTCGATGGCGGCCATGCGGTCCACCACCCCGCAGCCGCCGAGCGGGCCCTCCTCGGGGAGCATCACCGGGGTGCGCCCGGTGACGGCGAGCGGCTCCCAGGAGGTGGACAGCATCATCGCCTCGCCCGCGTCCCGGAAGACGTACCGCGTGCACATGACCTTGTCCCCGGGTTCGATGCCGAGCCGGTCGGCGACCTCGGGAGTGGCCACGCCCTGTTCGCTCCGGGATTCCCAGGTGCCGCGCACCCCGTCCTCCGCCTGCTCCTGCCGGAACGGGGTCGAGACCCCGCCCGTGCGGTACCCGGAGCGCGCCACCCGGCGCGGCACCGGCTGCTCGCGGACATAGGTGCCGGACCCGGAACGGCCCTCCACCAGCCCTTCCGCCATGAGGACCTTGCGGGCCTCCAGGGCGACCGTGTCCGAGACGCCGTACTCCTCGCGGATCCGGGCCTGTGAGGGCAGCCGGGCGTGCGGGGGCAGGGACCCATCGACGATCTTGCGCCGCAGATCCCCGGCGACGCGAAGATAGGCCGGCTGCTCACCGAAAGTCACTGGCCACTCCCATCAGGTTGACAGACAGCAACAGCCTGACAACCGACGGTTGAAGACCGCAAGCGAAGGCCAGAGTTTCACTCGAAGTGATGACCGATGCCCACCCAAACCAGTTACCGAGAGTACAGCGATCAAGGAATCCGGCGGCGCGGCGAGCCGCACGCGAACAACATGCGCGCCGGACTCGCACCTGACGCGGGCCCGAGGGGGACCTGACGCGAAAGCCCGGCCGAAGAAGACCCCTTGACCCGCCTGGTCCAGACCAATACCGTCCGGCGTGCACAGCACACTGCCCGGTCCGGAGCTCAACTCCCCGCATCCGCAACCCCAAAGGAAGCCCATGCGCCGCAGCATGCTCGGCAGGCTGGCCGTCGCCGCCTGCTCCCTCTCCCTCCTGACCGCCCTCGCACCGGCGGCGGCCGCCTCGGCCGACAGGACCGACGCGTCCTACAGGACCGACACGTCCGACAGGTCCGGCCACGGACGCACGTACAAGCGCGTCGGATACTTCACCCAGTGGGGCGTCTACGGCCGCGACTTCCAGGTCCAGGACCTCGACAAGAGCGGCGCCGCGGCGAAGCTGACCCACATCAACTACGCCTTCGGCAACATCACTTCCGAGGGCAGGTGCACGCTGGGCACCACCCCCGGCGAGGCCGACCCCTGGGCCGACTACCAGCGCGGACTCGACGCGGAGAACTCCGTCGACGGCGTCGCCGACACCTGGGACCAGCCGCTCGCCGGCAACTTCAACCAGCTGCGCGAGCTCAAGGCCAAGCACCCGGGCCTCAAGGCCCTGCTCTCGCTGGGCGGCTGGAGCTGGTCCACGCACTTCTCGGACGCGGCCCTCACCCCCGCCTCCCGCAAGGCCCTGGTGGCCTCCTGCATCGACCTGTACATCAAGGGCAACCTGCCCCGGGACGGCGGCCGCGGCGGCCCGGGGGCGGCCGCCGGGGTCTTCGACGGCATCGACCTCGACTGGGAGTGGCCGGGCTCGGCGGGCGACTCCGACACCACCTATCGACCCGAGGACAAGCAGAACTTCACCGCGCTGGTACGGGAGTTCCGCACCCAGCTCGACGCGTACGGGCGCAGCAAGCACCGGACGTACGAGCTGTCCGCCTTCGTGCCGACCGCCCCCGCCAAGATCGACGCGGGCTTCGAGGTCCGCCGGATCATGCGCGACCTGGACTTCGTGACCCTCCAGGGCTACGACTTCCACGTCTCGGGCGAGCCGGTCACCGCCCAGCAGTCCGCCCTGTTCGCCCGCGGCGACTTCAGCGCGCACGGCACCGTCCAGGCCTGGCTCGACCGGGGCGCCCCGGCCCGCAAGCTGGTGATGGGCATGCCGTTCTACGGACAGGGCTGGACCGGGGTCAGCGGCGGCGGCGACGGCATGGGGCAGCCCGCCACCGGCCCCGCCCCGGCCACCTGGTCGGCCGGGTACGAGGACTACAAGGCCCTCAAGAAGCTGGCCGACTCCGGCACGTACACGGTCCACCGCGACCGCCGCGGCGGCCACGCCTGGCTCTTCGACGGCACCACCCTGTGGACGTACGACGACCCGCAGGTGCTCCGCACGAAGGCGGCGTACGTCCGTGAGCGCGGGCTGGGCGGTGCGATGTTCTGGTCGCTCGACGCGGACACCGCGGACGGCGAGCTGATGACGGCGGTCGACCGGGGTCTGCGGCACCGGTAGCGGCCCGCGGGCACGGGACGGGGGCGGCCGCAGACCGCGGCCGCCCCCTCACTGCTCACTGCTCACTGCTCACCGAGCGACTGCCACGCGGGCCCGTTGCTCAGAACTGCAGCGCCCAGGAGTCGATCTTGCC
It contains:
- a CDS encoding GntR family transcriptional regulator; translated protein: MTFGEQPAYLRVAGDLRRKIVDGSLPPHARLPSQARIREEYGVSDTVALEARKVLMAEGLVEGRSGSGTYVREQPVPRRVARSGYRTGGVSTPFRQEQAEDGVRGTWESRSEQGVATPEVADRLGIEPGDKVMCTRYVFRDAGEAMMLSTSWEPLAVTGRTPVMLPEEGPLGGCGVVDRMAAIDVVVDNVVEEVGARPGLAEEILTLGGVPGHVVLVIGRTYYASGRAVETADVVVPADRYRISYHLPVR
- a CDS encoding glycoside hydrolase family 18 protein, with the translated sequence MRRSMLGRLAVAACSLSLLTALAPAAAASADRTDASYRTDTSDRSGHGRTYKRVGYFTQWGVYGRDFQVQDLDKSGAAAKLTHINYAFGNITSEGRCTLGTTPGEADPWADYQRGLDAENSVDGVADTWDQPLAGNFNQLRELKAKHPGLKALLSLGGWSWSTHFSDAALTPASRKALVASCIDLYIKGNLPRDGGRGGPGAAAGVFDGIDLDWEWPGSAGDSDTTYRPEDKQNFTALVREFRTQLDAYGRSKHRTYELSAFVPTAPAKIDAGFEVRRIMRDLDFVTLQGYDFHVSGEPVTAQQSALFARGDFSAHGTVQAWLDRGAPARKLVMGMPFYGQGWTGVSGGGDGMGQPATGPAPATWSAGYEDYKALKKLADSGTYTVHRDRRGGHAWLFDGTTLWTYDDPQVLRTKAAYVRERGLGGAMFWSLDADTADGELMTAVDRGLRHR